A window of Schistocerca serialis cubense isolate TAMUIC-IGC-003099 chromosome 1, iqSchSeri2.2, whole genome shotgun sequence genomic DNA:
ATAGGAATTTTCTGGAACAGGACACGAGTTGACAGATATGAATCACAGAAAACGAGCGAAGTGAGAGATCTTGCTTTTTGGGAGAACCGAGTTTCGAATCTCCAATGACCCATTATGATATGTATTTTCTGTAGTTTCCTTAATAAGTTGGTGGCCACTACTCTAATGGTTCCTTCGACAAGGTCCTTACGTCCCCCACTATTGTCAAACTGAACTGGAGTTCCTTCTCCAACGACCTTTACTTAGAGAGGTCGTTGAAAACCAAAATGCATTTCCCTTTCAAACCAGAAACATCACTGGCCACGAAGGAACTTGCAGGTAGCATAGAGGGACCATCAACGGTAACTGCCAGCTACCCTTGTAGGGTTTCCACGTCACCAGCCTCGTCTAGGACAACGAGAATAGCCCCAGTGTTCGGTTACGCCAATACAAAACACGATAACACAGAACAGAGAGAATGGCATGACACGTATAAAACTGCAAATATATAAAAAGTCTGTTTTCGGTAGCTTTCTGTATGTCAAGGCATCCAGTTTTCTGTTTAATCACGGTAATTTTGCAACAAGCTTCGGTTATGCTGCAGTAATACGTTGCTTCCCCTGAATGAAGCAAATTTTTATAGTACAGCTCCCAAGATTCCCGATACTTTTCTGCACGGCGTCCTGCTGCTGTATTAGTATCGACTATATTTATCTTAAAACACCACCTTTTTCCAGAAAGAGAAACCATCGTTCACAGTAGCCACGCACCTCCTGCTGAGGCGGCGACCAATTAAGGACGGCAGACCTCATCCACGGCACTGCAGTTTGCTGGCTTCGGACGCTTGCGGTGGTAATTGCTACTCAAAGGGGCGCTACGCCAGAGAGACCTACATCCTACACGCAGCTTACGTCTGTACCAACAGCTTCCTGAAGCTGCTCCGCTCTTGTCAACGCAAATCCCTCCACTTGTTTCCAGGAAACGTTTACTGTTGTGCACCTCTGATAACTAAGTGGAATAAAAACAATCAACTCATCCGCACAGAAAGGGGTACTTCAAAGAAATTGTTGCaatattacgagggttattccaaaagtaaggtccgatcggtcgcgaaatggaaacgactatgaaaatccgataaagctttgcacagatgtgttgggtagtgtctctagtataaccccagttagcatcacgtcgctcttcttatttctgagctcgcagtgagtgcgtaaagatgtctagaaaatagtgtctgccgccaagtacgagggcctggtgagaaatttcgcctgaagctatgcagccaacattacataactgtcgtgctgtttcgtcttcacgacaattctcagccgcattctgcaggggcaatgaagatgctcctgcatcgttttcaaatggaaatgttagattacccacaatacagtccgcaattgtctccccctgagtttcatctctggtcacatgaaccgctgtctttgaagacaacattttgacacagacaacgaggtgtaggccagcgtggagaattggcggaaagcactggcggctgccttctatgatgaggctattgaaaagttggtacaacgctatgacaaaagtctaagtcagaacggcgactacgtagagaagtagctgaaaggtgtagctaattgttacaagtaaaacatttctgatgttcactgtggtttcaatttggcaatcaatcggaccttacttttggaataaccctcgtatttttaaTCTGTgaatatgaacccaaaaaagacaaaaATCTTTAATAACGACTTTTTTTACAGCTGATAATTTCAGATTTCGAGAGACGTCCACGTAGGTTTTCCAAACTGACCACGGTTTGAGTGAGACTTCGTCTTAGAAGAATATCCTAAAGACATAGCTCTTTTTTTGTTTCCTGCGATTAATCTCCCAATTACCAATTCTATCAACGCTGCAGATTAACTTAATTCGTCCTATCGACACAAAGAAAGAACGACAAAATAGTTGTGCGTTACAACTGCGTTAAACAAAGACTATCTTTCTTAACCGGTGATAAACATGGTTCGTTACCTAAAGCTTTCGCCATGTGTCCTTGTCAATTTTTGTCATACTACCTGGCGGCTAATCAAACTACGTTGCTGCTATTATGCAGAATTCGCTGACTCATTCTAGTGAAACTTTTCGAAGCATGCTGATGTGTTTCTAAGAGTGAACAACTTACACGCTGCATCATGTTCGTCAGTTGGCAGGTACTAGATAATCAGTGATTCTGGATAATAACAGCGTCAGAAATTTTTGGATAATTGATCGATTAAGAAAATTAGACATATGCGACCCCCACTACCCTCACAGACCATCTTCAGATCCAATAATCAGTACACTGTAAAATCCTGTACGTATATGAAGAAGCCGTATGTTGTGACATAATGAGTGATGCATTTGAGTGTCATTGGTTGAAACCTGTATGCTATGCACATAACAGTGATAGGTACATTTTTAATAGCTTTTTTTCCCGAATTCGTTTTCGACACTCAATCATTTTTCCGACGTTTTGTTTTTTCTATATTTTGTACTGTTTCTTTATCCCGTTCATTTTCGCAAATTGTCTTAAATCTACGGTGGATCGTAGTATCGTCCTATTTGCCTGAGTTGCTATAAAAGCAAAGGCTGTGAGGTGTAGTGAATTATGACACACAGTCGCATTCTATGACACAGTGATAACTGGTTTCGGCCTACAGTGAGTTTGACAGCGTATGCCATGAGCGTTTTGTTCACGAAAAGCCGCCCACGAccaatagaaaaaaaatggttcaaatggctctaagcactatgggacttaacagctgaggtcatcagtcccctaaacttagaactacttaaacctaactaacctaaggacatcacacacaaccatgcccaaggcaggattcgaacctgcgaccgtagcagcagcgtggctccggactggagcgcctagaaccgcacggccacgaccAATAGAAATGCAGGCCGAAAACGGTTATGATTGTATCACAGAATGTTGTTGCGTGTTATACAAATGTAATTGCATGAAAAGTCACTCGCTGACCTCCTTCAACAATATGGTTTTTTCCCCAGAAAGTGTTGTGAGTTGTTGAACAGAGTGCTAACACTATTTAATCTAGCTAAATAGAACTATATAACTCGTGATAATTCATCTAAAATGCCTTTGTTGCTTAGTTGTCACATAGATCAACGACTGAAGAACTGATGGAAGTCAGACAGCCAATGTCAGGCAACGTTGTACGCTGCGAAAGCCTCTGTAGAAAACCGACGAAAGAAATCTTTTCGCTTCCCCTTTGGTTGTATGTACTAGTGTCAGAGTTTCAGTGTTACATAGTGCTCCGCAGGCAGGTTATTACTGCCCTGTCTATTACACCTATTTCCAGAGATGCCTTTAATCATCATTGTTGTACCTAAAAACTAAAAATCCCACGACgcctatgttcaaaaatgttcaaatgtgtgtgaaatcttatgggacgtaactgctaaggtcatcagtccctaagcttacacacgacttaacctaatttatcctaaggacagacacacacacatccatgcccgagggaggactcgaacctccgccgggaacagccgcacagtccatgactgcaacgccttagaccgctcggctaatcccgcgcggctcgcttATGTTCGTGCAACCCCTAAGACACTTCTGATTTCGGGGACACAAAGCCCGAATTGGCCAGAGCTGCTCTTTTCAGACCCAGTTTGAGGGCACTGTTCAGAAAACAGTGGCGTAACGGCAAGAAAACAACAACGGACGCGATGCGGCTGACTGTTTCCGAGATGTACAGTCTGGGCACGCACTGAGGCGTGCCTCTTTAGTCCATCGGCTGATCACGACTTCTGGCGAAGTTTAATTTTCTCGATTACCGCCATCGACACCTTCACAACGTCTTTTCGGAATTTTTATGTACTCGACCATTTTTAAGTgaatctacgtctatatctacatacgtactccgttCTACACAcgttgcatggcggagggtaccctgtattaaTACGCATTATACAGTATTCTGCAGTGCCCGGAAGTCGGGCGCCCCTGAATATCGGGACATGCCGCAAAAATTGAGACGACTGGCAGCACTAGCCAgagctgcgcacagtttgagtctacTGCCAAGTCCTGTTAAAACCCTCGGTTGCCTTACCTCCATCGAACATTTGGTTTAGTATATGATGTCTTGAAGGCTGAGTGGAATGCATCGAGCTGTCGTAGTTTGCAACAGTCATCAGTATTGAATTCTGTTAGTACGGATGTCCATGACTTGGGAAATCTACAAGTAAATGCCGGACCGCTAAGAACAttttcatcattgagtaaaagaataTTATCAGATAGCGAAATTCGAATCTGATCAGACTGTCTAGACAGCGTACAGATAAGAAACTGAACGTACGTTTTAATAAGACACAGGTTGGTAAGGATTATACATTATTATTACAAACAAGCTGAAGAATACTGACTGAATTCGCTGCAACTTACAGCTGTTAAAGTGGATTCTCCACTGTTGGAAGAAATTACGACGAAAGAGAGGAAGTATACGAACGTATATAGCTTATTATGGGAACCGATCGACACAAAACGaaatataaaaaagttaaaaataagaTGCTAACGTTTCAATGACGTAATAATATTATTGGCTTCATAAAGCATACGCCAAAATACGTGTTTTATTCGTTCGAACATTAGCTATtgtgtattttctgtgattttaaaaACAGTAGTTTATTTTAATCTAAAATTTACTTACGTGTTACATTTTGTTGGGGATATTAGCGGAGATCTTTTTCCTGTTCTCCGGAATTCCGAAACATTAGACGTCATATGGAACTTGAAGACAGTTAAGTTAGTATTCGCATGCGCCgttcatgaatggaacagggaagaacATCTTAAGGGACTTTGCAGAATACATACGTACAGGGTCATTCACAAGGGCCGCCGCGTTTCAGAAAACGACTGCGCAAAGACTACAAGCCATGCATAAAATAAACAAGTACCAGTAAACTCCGATTCTGTACAGAATCGGATTTCTACGTATAAAACAGCTTGAAACATgtgattacttcacaaatgagataatgtgttaaacatttgatGGTATGCATGTAAGAGTGAAATAACATACGAAAGGTATGACATTATCCTCagaatttgttggaagtcgctaaagtGCACTCATTATCAAAGAGTGGATATGTGTAGTGTGCATAATTTGCATTCTGTATCAAGCAGAAGCTAGCTCTTCACgctcatctcaatgtttatgaaatCTTATTACCTGAACTATAGGTGggacaacgatataattttgcaggtacattgagTTGTACACGTGGATACCGTCCACAAAATTTGTTGAGAAAAGAGGCAGTAGTAGAGAAGTGATAACTCGAAACTTCATGCTTGATGCTGCAGTTGTAATGCACGAAGAGAAGAAATGTAGTGAgcaatgaacttttttcctttaatTATCTGGTGGGAGATGTCATCGAGAAAAGTTTCTTAAAGATTTTAAATTATCTGTCAAGTTTGTTGGATGTAGTTAAGTACTGTTGGTCTCAAACACCGCATGAATAAAATCCGGGTATTTGCGCTGCCTCAAGATGAACGAGCAGTTTGTAACTGTAATAGTTATATGActttgttaaacttttaacataagattttaCCTTTTAGTGAATAGGTTATGACGGCGTTTTAAACTGTTAAATCCGTTCAGAAATTAAGCGAAATACTGATAATCAAATTTCATCTGTCCCTGAAGGCCGTTAGCGAGGCATCCGGGATATTGTCTAATAATGTGGATGAGTGGATAGAACATCACTAGAAGTATCGATTCATAATTCTCGCCTTGACATAGTTGCTGTAGTGAGGCAGGCACGCCAGACCATGTGGTCCGTATCGCCAAATCTAATTAGTTTACGCCAGCATTTAGACAACCCCACGAACATATTTCGAAAGTACGTGGCCTTAGCGCCTTCCTGGGATAGTGTCAGCGACGTCAATGATCTGTTCGCACGTGTTGACATTTGTGGCGTTATAAATGCTGCCCGTATTGAACACGTGACAAGTGAGTTACGAACTGGGAGAGGTGCTCTGTTCAACGATGTGTGTGGTGTGTTTTGTGCACGTCTCTTAGTTCCCTCGCAATTGTCTTCTGGAAACGCGGACGAGTGTGGGGTACTCACCCTGCTAGTGCACCCAGGAGGGCCCGGTGGCGTAGGGCGCGGCGCCCTGGGGGGCAGCGTGCTGCTGGTGGACGGCGTCGGAGGCGGACATCGCGGCGCCGCCCGCCACCATCgactggtggtggtgatggtggtggtgctgGCTGAAGTTGAAGTCGAGGCTGCCGTCCATGCTGAGCTCGTGCTTGATCACCTCGTCGACGTTGCAGTCGAAGCCGCCGTGTAGCGTCTCGATGTTGAGGTTGAGGTCGTCGAGCAGCGTCGAGTTGTTGAGGGCGCCCATCAGCTGCCCCATCATGGTGGACGGCCCGCTAGGCTGGGGGGCGggctgcggcgggggcggcgccggcggcgaCTCGGGCTCGTACGACGGCGACAGGCGGCACGCGCCGTACGGCCCGGCGCCGGCAGCCGCCGCCCCCAGGTAGggcggcggcggtgggggcggcggctgGTAGGGGGGCGGTGCGTGCTGGTACAGGAAGGGCTGCCCCTGCGCCTGCGCCGTCTCGTGGTGCAGCTTCATGCTCTCGGCCAGGTTGCCCGCCAGCTGTTCCAGGCCGTACTGCGGGGGCGGTTGCGGGGGCGGCTGCTGCTGCGACTGCgggggcggcggctgctgctgcggcggctgagGGCCCCACTCGTGCTCCATGCCGAGCACGGAGGGGATGGGCGACAGCCGGCCGCCGCACGAGGAGGCGTTGCTGGAGGCGCGCGGCCGGAAGTCGGGGCTCAGCTGGAAGCCGGCGTGCAGCGGAGAGTCGGGGAACAGGTCGAGGCCCTCCGACACCGAGCTGGAGGGCGAGGGCGTCGCGTCCGCCGCCGCCAGGCCGTTCCGCAGCGCCTCCACCTGCGAACACCGGCCGCCGCTCCAGCCTCACGCTGCAACACTGAGGTCTCTCAGAATACAAACGACTAATCGGAGGTCGGTCGACAGGGCTAGTAGGTGTTGCACTGATGATGCTGCTGTCTACAGTAAAGTATCGTATTAGTCAGGCCAGTGGCCGCTCTGTGGCGTTGCCCAGAAGTGGTACCGAGCGGTCACGTGACCATTGCCGGCAGTGTGAGCGCCAGTAGGTTGCACCCAGCCACCGCAGAAAGTCAGCTCGATGTCGAGACGTGACAGAAAGCCCGAAAGAAGATAGCATTCAGGGCGCGCCGTAAGTCACTCCGCGAAGAAAGTGGCCCAATTAGTTCGTGTACGAAAGCGGACTGTGGAACGTGTCTGGTGTACCACTCGCAGCGTAAGGACAGTGctcgtaaaaagatcctaaccggCAGAAACCAGGGGATCATGCGTCCTCAGTTTTGTCGCACACAGGAATTATGTTGTCAGTGAAAGCAGCTTCGTCTCAAACAGTTTAAAGCAAACATTACTAAAGGAATTTCAGGCAATGGACAGTTGAAGTCCTGTGCCTCAGAAAACGACATTACTCACGAGTGCGCATATAAAGTTCGACGTATTAAATTGGGCAAAGAACCCCCAAACTGCACAGCAACGGACTGTAGGTGTATGATGTGGTTTGAAGAGTTACGATTTTGCCTCTTTTGTACTGACAAAGGGTCCACTGGATTGACACCCACTGAGGCATTTAACCCACAGTGTGTGGAAGGAGTACTGCAGACCATGCTTTCTGCGTGTTTTTCCTATTCACGGTGACCGACTGTTGCCCGTAACTCTACAGCTTCTTGGCGAGTATGCCGTGGACACATCAATGTAAGAATGGCCGTGTTCACAGGACTGCACGCACACATGCCTCTCCTGACGAACATTCGAGCAGTCTGTGGCACTTGTACTGGTCCGCTAAATCACCCGGTCTTAATCCTATACAAAATCTCTGAGACTGTTTGCAACAGATGATGACAGATGAGCAAACCGATCCAGGGACGGACACGACTAGCTTTTCGCCCGCTGGTACTAAAACAGTaagcatacaacacagaacaaggCAATGGCAACACACAACTACGCCCTGTGCAGTGGCCTACACGCATCTCCTCCTAGTCCTCTATCGGCCGTCGGCTGATTCAGAGATTCCACGGGCTCCAAAAGCGCTGCACGGATATATTTAACATTCACACCTTTCAGTCACTCTTAATCGGGAACAGTATGTTGGCATTTGCACTGGCCAGTTCCTGTTCGCGGTAACAGCCCTTCTCTAGACTGTGTTGGTTCCTATCATCAAGAACTTCTTTCTACCGGATGTTGAAAATCACTACTCACTGTAGAAAATCAAAATCTCTTTAGGCCAGCTAGCCGTTTCCCTACACGTCCCATTTAGGAGGATTGGAGGATTATAAATCTCCACCCTCCCCCCTAGCAGCAGGGCACAGGACGACTACATTTGTAGTCCGCTCAATGGCGGAGCGTAGTTACTGTGTCACTGACGCTTCCCTCTCGTGTTCTAGTCGAATGTGTGAGCTCCTTTTTACCTTGACGGTCTTCTCGCGATGTATACGTAGAGTATATATTGGTTGACGTTTCTAGAGACATACTCTCTCGGCATTTTAATAGTAAACCAAACAGAGATGCAGAAGGCCTCTCTCGTACCGTTTGCCGCTGGAATTGGCTACAGTTGGCTTCACGTTTACAAAGTAAGCCTGTAACGAAACCTGCTGATCTGTTTTGCATCTTCTGTATTTCTTCTACCTCCTATCTAGTACGGCTCCCAAACTCATGAGCAATATTCATGTATTGGTCGGATCTCGGGCTTGGTAGCTACCTCATTTGTTGACGGGCTACATTTTCTGAGGGCCCTTCCAATGAACCTCTGGCTTCTGTCTTACCtgcgattacttttatgtggttgtccacttcaaatcgctccttaCGTGTACTCCTAAATATTTTGCAGACGTAACTGCTTGCGGTCACTGCATCGTGTAATGATAAAGTAAAGTGTCTTTCTGTCTGTCTACTAACAATATGTTGCATTTGTTTATGgtgagagtcagttgccacttcgTGCACCAagagtcgatcctctgcaggtgtcTCTGCATTGCGATACAATTTCCAAGCGCTGCGGTCATCTttgcatacaacagcatcatcatcaaCAAGCCTCATGTTCCTTCCGATGTCttgcatatattgtgaaaagtaatgctcttataacactcccttggggtaaaCCGGAAGCTAATTTTACAACTGAAAACTTGTGTCCGTTAAGAATCacaggctgtgttctgtttgttgggaaatcttcaatccaatcacacagcagGTCACATGTGACTGAATTGGAAAGGTGTAGCCAGGAAGCTGTATTTTACAGCTCTTCGAAAGTCTAGAACCAACGAAACCGTCCGCAGTGCGAGGGACATTCAGTGATTAGAGAGACAAACTGGCATAGAAAATAACCGTGTATTTttagaaaatgagattttcactactTCTGAACATAATCCCCACCAATAttatctaggcgctgcagtccggaaccgcgggactgctacggtcgcaggttcgaatcctgcctcgggcatggatgtgtgtaatgtccttaggttagttaggtttaagtagttctaagttctaggggactgatgacctaagatgctaagtcccatagtgctcagagccatttttgaaccaatattaTCACGCATGTTCCAACGATCTTTGACCTCTTGGTTGTTGCTGAATTTTTTTTCCACGTACTGCCTCCTCTAGTGGACCGAAAAAATGAAAATCCGAAAGAGCCGAATCTGGCCTGTAGGGAGGATCAGATAGTGTCTCCGAAATCATTTTGTCAATGTTTTCTTGGGTCAGCTGGGCGGTGGGAGAGCGAACATCGTGATGCAGCAACATCGCGCCTTTCTTTGAGATCCTCCACGTTTTTCTCTCACTGCTGGCTTTACTCTGCGCATCAGCATGTCTGAGTAGTAGGCACTGTTTGTCGTACGCTGATCTTCCAAATTTTTAGGGAAGACGACACAATGTGCATCCCAGAAGACGCTTAAAATAACTCTTCCCACCGACTCTTGTGTCCGGAATTTCTTTCGGACAGCTGAGCTTGTGTGCTTCTTTTCTGTGCTTCGTCTTTTGGACACTGGTTCAAAatgatgaacccaagtttcatcagacCTTGAAGTCTTGTTTATGAAAGAGCCA
This region includes:
- the LOC126417815 gene encoding forkhead box protein O produces the protein MMEQGQQEMDPSFEPQQRARSNTWPLPRPENFLDVVVKQEPGVEVGPGAGMLGPCAAAVHGGGGAGGGGGGGSPGAGEPVYLSPAAVVNSVNAAKKNTSRRNAWGNLSYADLITQAIQSAPDQRLTLSQIYEWMVQNVPYFKDKGDSNSSAGWKNSIRHNLSLHNRFMRVQNEGTGKSSWWMINPDAKPGKSARRRATSMETSKFEKRRGRVKKKVEALRNGLAAADATPSPSSSVSEGLDLFPDSPLHAGFQLSPDFRPRASSNASSCGGRLSPIPSVLGMEHEWGPQPPQQQPPPPQSQQQPPPQPPPQYGLEQLAGNLAESMKLHHETAQAQGQPFLYQHAPPPYQPPPPPPPPYLGAAAAGAGPYGACRLSPSYEPESPPAPPPPQPAPQPSGPSTMMGQLMGALNNSTLLDDLNLNIETLHGGFDCNVDEVIKHELSMDGSLDFNFSQHHHHHHHQSMVAGGAAMSASDAVHQQHAAPQGAAPYATGPSWVH